CGTACCTTGTTCCCCCAATCCTAATTTActttttgtttgttttatTGTATCATAATTTTCTGCTAATGATCTTTTAGATACTAaatctaatatatttaagtCATTTTTGTAATTCCAAAATTTGCAAGAATCCCACTAAAATAGAAAGAAAATATTCGGTATATAAAAAGAaggattatttttattagtataattttgatttaaagaaatagcaaaaaaaagaaaaataaatatttttaagtattattattatcctaCATTATTAAAACATTGCAATATCCAAATTGAAAGGGTAAATAcaaaaaactttataaaaaaatataatacattttttttctctcttttagtatatatttttgatgTTGACATATCTGTAGTAGTAAAACTCTTAGCTACATGAGAGCAGTATATGGGACGCTTTCTATAATTCGATATAAggataatattatttttcttgttcatttttttttaattaaaatgatctcttaaaagaaaataataaattattatttacaattttttttatctttagtAGGAGGATCAAATAAAAcaattgaattaaaaaaaataaatctttaAATTTGAAATgaaataagaatttttttttttgtcaaaaaaagaaaaaattaaaaataaatttatgtatatgtATACATATTTATGAATTATGTTAATATATCAAGAAGCACAAGAATATtagagaaaaatatttaataataatactataTAGTATTGCTTAAActgttaattttatattatttataactaCATATTAAAGAAAGCATAATTgtgttaattttaaatttaataaactcccaaatttaaaaaaaaaaaaagctaatATTTCTAttgatattaaattttattttaaatgaatatattttatacttttagttataattaatttttttttttatagtagtAATATGCATAAATACATTTTAGTAACTATTATTAATCCttcctttatttttgtagaaatattattattttcttttcaaaaaatatatatatgcatgtgcccaattttatatttaattataatttttcatcatattttaaatgataatacaTAGTAAAATCATTATGCCatcattaaaagaaaattaaaataattattaatttcattcTTAATGCGTATTTTATAGTATATatcttctttatattttttattgttaaattataattatttctatttttacaGTTTTTGTAAACGtattcaatattattatttttttgtttattttttttcatttttttttttttttcttagatATTTTTAGtgttatataataatttttatattaaaaaattactgCATGTACAAATTTTTAActcattttatttcttcatgtAATTGATCAATAATTTACTACACATAATCCTagtattaatttataataagaaataaaattattatctaataaatttaactaaaaaaaacatCATCAATTGTGTTATCTTTAGAATTTATATGATATGATATAATATATCATAAATATCTATAAGATTATTATTAccatatttataatttatattataaagtaattattttatatttcctatttttccttttcttttatcaGAATTAATAATGTGCAGATATATTACCTCAAGCACAAAAATATAGTCTAAATTAATTAACATTGTCTGATGTgt
The Plasmodium relictum strain SGS1 genome assembly, contig: PRELSG_00_v1_447, whole genome shotgun sequence genome window above contains:
- a CDS encoding fam-h protein, whose product is MNKKNNIILISNYRKRPIYCSHVAKSFTTTDMSTSKIYTKREKKNVLYFFIKFFVFTLSIWILQCFNNWDSCKFWNYKNDLNILDLVSKRSLAENYDTIKQTKSKLGLGEQGTIEAHLETKNEQSGIKQNIDVEKGNEVVTKDRNNKVKCNKKILSKCRSNIKLISSSFAFFLSFFLFILSIIGQFTFIPFTNYFFLLLPLSLVINSIILTHERTEIKYKNKF